One Bacteroidota bacterium genomic region harbors:
- a CDS encoding helix-turn-helix transcriptional regulator codes for MSSSLLLVKNMVCHRCMMAVESILKKNHIPYHKVLIGEIHLDGTISQKQKDLLKTSLEEIGFELIDSHVSGLIEKIKKFVIRKARNEVDEKDQKSKLSTYLSSYLNHEYTYLSGLFSSIEGRTIENYFIEQRIEKAKELIVYGQLTLSEIAFQLEYSSVAHLSSQFKKITGLTPTYFKQLGSSKRKSLDRV; via the coding sequence ATGTCATCCTCTCTCTTACTCGTAAAAAACATGGTTTGCCATCGCTGTATGATGGCAGTGGAATCAATATTAAAAAAGAATCATATTCCATATCATAAAGTACTCATTGGGGAAATACATCTTGATGGAACTATTTCACAGAAGCAGAAGGATCTTCTCAAAACAAGTCTGGAGGAAATAGGTTTTGAACTGATTGATTCACATGTAAGCGGCCTGATTGAAAAGATAAAAAAATTTGTCATCAGAAAAGCGAGAAATGAAGTAGATGAGAAAGATCAAAAAAGTAAATTGTCAACTTACCTTTCTTCTTATTTAAATCACGAGTACACTTATCTGAGCGGTTTGTTTTCTTCCATAGAAGGCCGCACCATTGAGAATTATTTTATTGAGCAACGTATTGAAAAAGCCAAAGAGTTGATTGTATACGGACAGCTTACTTTATCTGAAATTGCTTTTCAACTGGAATACAGCAGTGTCGCGCACCTGAGCAGTCAGTTCAAGAAAATCACCGGATTGACGCCAACCTATTTTAAACAGCTGGGTTCCTCGAAGCGAAAGTCTCTGGACCGGGTTTAA
- a CDS encoding group III truncated hemoglobin, with product MKAQITDRNHIELLVNTFYDRVKLHPVLGPIFNDMAKVDWSLHLPKMYNFWASILLGDQSYEGNPMTRHIQLSRSIPMAENEFNEWITLFTKTVDDLFEGEKAEEAKTRAANIARLMLHKIQSA from the coding sequence ATGAAAGCACAGATTACTGACCGAAATCACATTGAGCTTCTGGTCAATACTTTTTATGATCGTGTGAAATTGCATCCCGTCCTTGGTCCGATTTTTAACGACATGGCCAAAGTTGACTGGAGTTTACATTTGCCAAAAATGTACAATTTCTGGGCAAGCATTCTTTTGGGTGACCAGAGTTATGAAGGCAATCCGATGACACGACATATTCAACTCAGTCGTAGCATTCCGATGGCAGAAAATGAATTCAACGAATGGATTACTCTTTTTACTAAAACGGTAGACGATTTATTTGAAGGAGAAAAAGCCGAAGAAGCAAAAACCAGAGCCGCGAATATCGCAAGGTTGATGTTGCACAAAATCCAAAGCGCCTGA
- a CDS encoding AraC family transcriptional regulator: MKIYVKNMACESCKIVVKKALNELDISPVKVELGEIETKQDLTIEEKKELNNKIKSAGLELLEKKQGVLIEKIRKVIYNYVYKSDEKPNIKFSVLLSEELNHNYNYLANFFSEVEATTIEQFILSLKIERIKELIIFGEDTLSEIAHKLHYSSVAHLSAQFKKITGLTPSHFRALKEKRRITIQNI, encoded by the coding sequence ATGAAAATTTATGTAAAAAATATGGCTTGCGAAAGCTGCAAGATTGTAGTTAAAAAAGCGCTGAATGAACTAGACATTTCTCCGGTTAAAGTAGAATTGGGAGAAATAGAAACAAAACAGGATCTCACAATTGAGGAAAAGAAAGAATTGAATAACAAGATCAAATCCGCCGGACTTGAACTCCTGGAAAAAAAACAAGGAGTGTTGATTGAGAAAATCCGAAAAGTCATTTATAACTATGTCTACAAGTCAGACGAAAAACCTAATATCAAATTTTCTGTATTGCTTAGTGAGGAATTAAATCACAATTATAATTATCTGGCAAATTTCTTTTCAGAAGTAGAAGCCACTACAATTGAACAATTTATTCTTTCTTTAAAAATTGAACGTATAAAAGAGTTAATCATTTTTGGAGAAGATACGCTATCAGAAATCGCACACAAATTGCATTACAGCAGTGTGGCTCACTTATCTGCACAATTTAAAAAAATCACCGGCTTAACTCCGTCACACTTCAGGGCTCTGAAAGAAAAAAGAAGAATCACGATTCAAAATATTTAG
- a CDS encoding T9SS type A sorting domain-containing protein yields MKKIFSTLFFGIFLLLVNPKFLTAQSIQWIHDAGSPSFSAIENGTAVDADESENAYVIGHLSIDSYFSGLFVPANQDGFLAKYNGAGIVQWVRTFGGTGSIDIQESAVKVSVADNAVYVCGAFRTQNFNPTVTFDTISYTYAGNSRHGFLAKYDLNGNIQWMKHGGGIGVGASFNDIDIDDQGRVVVVGTVDGTNLFDTLSLNYNGGILLRYLPDGTRTDLIQLNDVSAIHQEAREIEVASGSGNIYVGGAFFDNITLNGFTANASVFNVFELKLDSNLTCQWLSSGGGTNGTWINGLAIDSNENTYITGHASGDTVQFGSQYFNGYTMFDNEIITLKVNASGTPLWLRHGGSSVNDEALDIIADKNGNTIITGFLGGNVLTANFDTVQVAIFTQSTHCFLARYDPNGTIVYARVMGGGSDDAGSGLTLANDSTFYFTGTAKSSAPWDAILYTPCCLDPNFIVAKFHDTFNNISTGINEFSTLNISSFPNPFQSTITLEFNISAAKNISLSVYDVTGRSLKNIPTQILQKGKNRITVDLSDLNNGIYFCQLTSNNEIQTVKLVKQ; encoded by the coding sequence ATGAAAAAAATATTTAGCACTTTATTCTTTGGGATATTCCTGTTACTTGTAAATCCAAAATTTCTCACAGCACAATCCATTCAATGGATTCACGATGCCGGTTCACCTTCTTTCAGTGCCATTGAAAATGGTACCGCTGTGGATGCTGATGAAAGTGAGAACGCCTATGTAATTGGACATCTTTCAATTGACAGCTACTTCTCCGGTTTGTTTGTTCCCGCTAATCAGGATGGTTTTCTTGCTAAATATAATGGAGCCGGAATTGTTCAATGGGTGCGAACATTTGGAGGAACCGGCTCAATTGACATTCAGGAATCGGCCGTGAAAGTATCTGTTGCAGATAATGCTGTTTACGTGTGTGGTGCTTTCCGTACGCAAAATTTTAATCCTACTGTCACTTTCGATACAATTTCTTATACCTATGCCGGAAATAGCAGGCATGGTTTTTTGGCAAAGTATGATTTGAATGGAAATATTCAATGGATGAAACATGGTGGAGGCATTGGAGTTGGCGCAAGTTTCAATGATATTGATATTGATGACCAGGGACGAGTGGTTGTTGTTGGAACTGTTGACGGAACCAATCTTTTCGACACGCTCTCCTTAAATTACAATGGCGGAATTTTACTTCGCTACCTTCCAGATGGTACACGCACAGACCTCATACAACTGAATGACGTAAGTGCAATTCATCAGGAGGCAAGAGAAATTGAAGTAGCATCGGGGTCAGGAAACATTTATGTAGGCGGTGCATTTTTCGACAACATCACCCTGAATGGATTTACTGCTAACGCTTCGGTCTTCAATGTTTTTGAGTTAAAGCTTGATAGTAATCTCACATGCCAATGGCTGAGCAGTGGTGGTGGGACAAATGGAACCTGGATAAACGGCCTTGCAATTGACAGCAATGAGAACACTTACATTACAGGTCATGCAAGTGGAGATACGGTGCAATTTGGTTCGCAATATTTTAATGGGTACACCATGTTCGACAATGAAATAATTACATTAAAAGTAAATGCATCAGGTACACCATTGTGGCTGAGGCATGGTGGAAGTAGTGTAAACGATGAAGCTTTGGATATCATCGCAGATAAAAACGGAAATACTATAATAACAGGATTTCTTGGCGGGAATGTTCTGACTGCAAATTTCGACACCGTTCAGGTAGCAATCTTCACACAAAGCACGCATTGCTTTCTTGCGCGTTATGATCCTAACGGAACTATTGTCTATGCGCGGGTTATGGGAGGTGGCTCAGATGATGCCGGCTCGGGACTTACATTGGCGAATGACAGCACCTTCTATTTTACGGGTACCGCAAAAAGCTCTGCTCCCTGGGACGCAATACTATATACTCCCTGCTGTCTTGACCCTAATTTTATAGTAGCGAAGTTCCATGACACATTCAATAACATAAGCACTGGCATCAACGAATTTTCAACATTGAATATTTCCTCGTTTCCGAATCCATTTCAATCAACGATAACTTTAGAGTTCAACATATCTGCTGCAAAAAATATTTCTCTTTCCGTTTATGATGTAACAGGAAGAAGTTTAAAAAATATTCCAACTCAAATACTCCAAAAAGGGAAGAATAGAATCACCGTTGATTTATCTGACTTGAACAATGGAATTTATTTTTGTCAGTTAACATCTAATAATGAAATACAAACAGTCAAACTTGTGAAACAATAG